AAGCGGAAGGCGTGGCCGAACAGCAGGCCGGCAAGCTTCAGGAGAAGGCCGGCGAGGCGGCCGATGCGGTGCGCAACCACACGGGCACCGATCGGCACTGACCGATGACGCGGCGCCCGCAAGGGGCGTCGCGAAGGCCGGCCGGGCCGGCATCGCAACGATGATGCGTTGCCGGCATGACCACGACCGGCCCCGACCCGGCGGCGCAGCCGCTGTCTCCTGCCGCGGACTTCCATCCCGGCTCACCGTCGTACGGGCCGCGGAGCGGCCATGACCACGGAACTTGATGACCAAATCTCACAACATAGTTCCGATATTTCGTTTGCTGCACGGGTATTGGCTACCCACAATCCATTCACCTCTTTCGCGATGAAAGGTTCTTCGGAGACGGAACCACGGTGAACGGCCAGCCGGTCGGGCGCATGGCGCCTCGGCGGCGCACGCCATCGCCGG
This is a stretch of genomic DNA from Burkholderia cenocepacia. It encodes these proteins:
- a CDS encoding CsbD family protein; translation: MDRNRIEGKLKQVRGSVKEALGKVTGDRETEAEGVAEQQAGKLQEKAGEAADAVRNHTGTDRH